One genomic window of Thalassolituus hydrocarboniclasticus includes the following:
- a CDS encoding HlyD family efflux transporter periplasmic adaptor subunit gives MKFCCLSINPLLAIGLLLACTQTSLAENMPVTTQLSISNEQLDNLGVRFQTLEKQDQVVLASLPAISSVAPGQAENISLPFEGRLEEWQATAGNFIVEKEPLALLHSHDVLDFFQSNQRLQQQASLCNQRLSDMRERNKSGLTSRLDLQEQQLQCQQLNDQKKLNAQILKHLPAQWQNASDADYALQAPESGWLITIKHQPGEHFMAGDSLAEFWPESALRLRLWVPQHLLYNLSVGQQLNISATQQQATIQSIGSVQNTAAQTEVWLKADNLIPGSTLVVDIPSKAFGWPTEAAARVRHNDKSWVFIRTADGVQATELQQFIAGNRGLLLQDTALENREIAISGTAALKALWQSMGSE, from the coding sequence ATGAAATTCTGTTGTCTGTCCATAAATCCGTTACTGGCCATCGGTCTGTTACTGGCCTGCACTCAGACCAGCCTTGCTGAAAATATGCCCGTTACCACACAACTGAGCATCAGCAACGAGCAGCTGGACAATCTGGGTGTACGCTTTCAGACACTGGAAAAACAGGATCAGGTAGTGCTGGCATCCCTGCCGGCAATCAGTTCTGTCGCTCCGGGTCAGGCGGAAAATATCAGCCTGCCTTTCGAAGGCCGGCTGGAAGAATGGCAAGCTACAGCGGGTAATTTTATTGTTGAAAAAGAACCTCTGGCATTACTGCACAGCCACGATGTACTGGATTTTTTTCAGAGCAACCAGCGTTTACAGCAGCAGGCCAGCCTGTGTAATCAGCGTCTCAGCGATATGCGGGAGCGTAATAAAAGTGGCCTGACCTCTCGTCTGGATTTACAGGAACAACAACTGCAATGCCAGCAGCTGAATGATCAGAAAAAACTTAACGCACAGATTCTGAAGCATCTGCCTGCGCAATGGCAAAACGCCAGCGATGCCGATTATGCTCTGCAGGCGCCGGAAAGTGGCTGGCTGATTACCATTAAACATCAGCCCGGCGAGCACTTTATGGCCGGTGACTCCCTGGCAGAGTTCTGGCCTGAAAGTGCGCTGCGCTTACGTCTTTGGGTGCCTCAGCATCTGTTGTATAACCTGAGTGTTGGTCAGCAACTTAATATTTCTGCCACACAGCAACAGGCGACGATTCAGAGTATCGGCAGCGTACAGAATACAGCCGCGCAGACTGAAGTATGGCTAAAGGCAGATAATCTGATACCGGGCAGCACTCTGGTTGTTGATATTCCATCAAAGGCCTTCGGCTGGCCAACAGAAGCTGCCGCCCGGGTACGCCATAACGATAAATCCTGGGTATTTATCCGCACAGCCGACGGCGTTCAGGCAACCGAACTGCAACAGTTTATTGCCGGTAACCGTGGATTATTACTGCAGGACACGGCGCTGGAAAACCGTGAAATTGCCATCAGTGGTACGGCGGCGCTGAAAGCTCTCTGGCAAAGTATGGGGAGCGAATAA